In Spirosoma aureum, a single genomic region encodes these proteins:
- a CDS encoding SprT family zinc-dependent metalloprotease — translation MTDVFTSYFPLGTDIYCRQLWQQYEFYFRVVNPRRTRLGDFRAFPDGKTQITVNANLNPYAFLITYVHEVAHADVNRTYRRRVQPHGKAWQTAFQRLMQPLLTEAVFPADILLPLQRYMVRPAATTYANPALMLALRKEDTKYSSPAEPGRILLRDVPEGEAFQFDKKTFVRGTLRRTRIVCKEVSTGKSYAILAHAWVETNGK, via the coding sequence TTGACAGACGTATTCACATCCTATTTCCCACTGGGAACCGACATTTATTGTCGACAGCTTTGGCAGCAATATGAATTCTATTTTCGGGTTGTAAATCCACGGCGAACACGTCTGGGCGATTTTCGCGCTTTCCCGGACGGTAAGACTCAAATTACCGTTAATGCTAATCTGAATCCATATGCTTTTCTGATTACATATGTGCATGAAGTTGCTCATGCCGATGTGAATCGTACGTACAGACGGCGTGTTCAACCACACGGAAAAGCCTGGCAAACAGCCTTTCAGCGTCTCATGCAACCGCTCCTAACCGAGGCAGTTTTTCCAGCCGACATTCTTCTTCCACTTCAGCGATACATGGTCAGGCCGGCAGCAACAACCTATGCAAACCCTGCTTTAATGCTGGCTTTGCGAAAGGAAGATACGAAATACAGCAGTCCCGCTGAGCCGGGCCGCATACTTCTGCGCGATGTGCCAGAAGGTGAAGCATTTCAATTTGATAAAAAGACGTTCGTTCGGGGTACGTTACGCCGGACTCGTATCGTTTGTAAAGAGGTGTCGACAGGTAAGTCATATGCCATTTTAGCACATGCCTGGGTGGAAACGAATGGAAAATGA
- a CDS encoding NADH-quinone oxidoreductase subunit N: MLPIVLLSVFGIVLLFLGFLKSKAVLLPAALLFLLITLAANFLDWNKSYLYFNDMLRTNNLSMIFTAIVLGSAFMVVALSSSFIEDESAQPAEYYALILFSLVGAIMMVSFENLIMLFVGVEILSVAMYVLTGSDKRNLRSNEAALKYFLMGAFATGIMLFGMALLYGATGSFTLAGLDSYTANPQAGLSLLIYVGLLMLLIGLLFKVSAAPFHFWTPDVYDGAPTIFTAFMSTVVKTAGFAALFRLLSVSFEGVYSFWWVILAIITAITLVIGNITAAYQNSFKRMMAYSSISHAGYLLIGLAALGAQTKQAIVFYSLAYSVATISAFGVLLLVAQQRSTQTFSSEGASDGVTSENFDAFNGLARKNPLLGFAMAVSMLSLAGIPLTAGFWGKFYMFSTAVERGQIWLLVVAVLMSAVGIYYYFRVIIAMYFREGALEPIRVAPFYRYVLLAATILTLGLGIAPGLLQGLF; encoded by the coding sequence ATGCTTCCCATCGTTCTGTTATCAGTTTTTGGTATTGTGCTGTTATTCCTTGGCTTCCTGAAGTCGAAGGCTGTATTATTACCAGCTGCATTACTTTTTCTGCTGATTACGCTAGCTGCCAATTTTCTCGACTGGAACAAGTCGTACTTGTACTTCAACGACATGTTGAGGACCAATAACCTGTCCATGATCTTTACAGCTATTGTGCTGGGATCAGCGTTTATGGTGGTGGCTTTATCAAGTAGCTTTATTGAAGATGAATCAGCGCAACCCGCTGAATATTATGCTTTAATACTATTCTCGCTGGTTGGCGCGATCATGATGGTCAGCTTCGAGAACCTGATTATGCTGTTTGTTGGTGTCGAAATCCTCTCGGTTGCCATGTATGTACTGACAGGAAGCGACAAACGAAATCTGCGATCGAATGAGGCAGCGCTGAAATATTTCCTGATGGGGGCTTTTGCTACGGGCATTATGCTTTTCGGAATGGCATTGCTTTATGGCGCTACAGGTTCATTTACATTAGCTGGCCTCGATTCCTACACGGCTAATCCACAGGCAGGTCTATCGCTGCTCATTTACGTGGGCCTACTCATGCTGTTGATTGGCCTGCTGTTTAAAGTTTCGGCGGCACCGTTCCATTTCTGGACCCCCGACGTATATGATGGAGCTCCCACAATCTTCACGGCATTCATGTCGACGGTTGTTAAGACAGCCGGTTTTGCCGCCCTATTTCGGTTACTGTCTGTTTCATTTGAGGGTGTATATAGCTTCTGGTGGGTCATTTTGGCCATTATTACAGCAATAACACTCGTCATTGGTAATATCACGGCAGCTTATCAGAATAGCTTCAAACGAATGATGGCTTATTCCAGCATCTCTCATGCGGGCTACTTACTGATTGGCCTGGCAGCATTAGGTGCACAAACCAAGCAAGCCATCGTATTTTATTCGCTGGCGTATTCGGTGGCTACCATTTCCGCGTTCGGCGTTCTTCTGTTAGTTGCACAGCAGCGTAGTACCCAAACATTTTCCAGTGAAGGCGCTAGTGATGGTGTCACCAGCGAAAATTTTGATGCGTTTAATGGACTGGCCAGAAAAAATCCATTATTAGGCTTTGCCATGGCAGTCTCAATGCTTTCGCTGGCTGGAATCCCGCTGACAGCTGGCTTCTGGGGGAAATTCTACATGTTTTCAACGGCCGTTGAGCGGGGGCAAATCTGGTTATTGGTCGTTGCAGTACTGATGTCAGCTGTTGGTATTTATTATTACTTCCGCGTAATCATTGCCATGTACTTTCGGGAAGGTGCTCTTGAACCAATTCGGGTTGCCCCATTTTACCGATACGTGCTGCTGGCGGCTACTATTCTGACATTAGGTTTAGGAATTGCACCTGGTTTGTTACAAGGTCTCTTTTAG
- a CDS encoding PG1828 family lipoprotein, translating into MKKIFALLFVGSMLTFAACQSKPKTEESTTDSTATLSTDTTTMATDSATTVVDSAATAVSDSAK; encoded by the coding sequence ATGAAAAAAATATTCGCTTTACTGTTCGTCGGCAGCATGCTGACTTTCGCTGCTTGTCAGAGCAAACCTAAAACAGAAGAATCTACTACCGATTCAACGGCTACCTTATCTACAGACACCACCACGATGGCTACGGATTCGGCAACGACTGTTGTTGATTCTGCTGCTACAGCGGTTTCTGACAGCGCGAAGTAA
- a CDS encoding GtrA family protein translates to MNVSSINQTKPKEFKDIFSFFLTALLGASINFVSQIFYRNYFDYATSVLCGYLTATVLTFIPTKRYAFSAGKTGNTGREAVKFLVIALVALIVQVYVAKYTLEWVANPLFPTASKLWREKGSHVVGMGMSFMANYFGHKLLTFRSTGMYDKLRSRSPRENEEQF, encoded by the coding sequence GTGAACGTGAGCAGCATTAACCAGACAAAACCTAAAGAATTTAAGGATATTTTCTCGTTCTTTCTAACGGCTTTGCTGGGTGCGTCCATCAACTTCGTCAGCCAAATTTTTTATCGCAACTATTTCGATTACGCTACCAGCGTACTTTGCGGGTATCTAACAGCTACAGTTCTGACCTTTATTCCCACCAAACGGTATGCGTTTTCGGCGGGGAAAACAGGGAACACAGGCCGCGAAGCCGTCAAATTTTTAGTTATTGCCCTAGTCGCCCTCATTGTTCAGGTCTATGTAGCCAAATACACGCTCGAATGGGTTGCTAATCCGCTCTTTCCTACGGCCTCAAAACTTTGGCGTGAAAAAGGCTCACACGTGGTTGGTATGGGCATGAGCTTTATGGCTAATTATTTTGGACATAAACTTCTCACATTCCGCAGTACAGGAATGTATGATAAACTGCGTTCGCGGTCACCTCGGGAAAACGAAGAGCAGTTTTAA
- the porV gene encoding type IX secretion system outer membrane channel protein PorV → MKRNFFRVLLGVCSFFPFVVFSQSNLAGQNLGIPTSAVPFLNFTPDARSGALGEAGVALGDPDANAIFWNPSKLVFAKQSKGASISYTPWLRELIGDMYYTYLSGYSKIGKNSVVGGSLMYFDLGTVNFTTATGVAAGTFNSREYAVTATFSQRLSQNFSLGVDLKYLNSNLASGSSNPGLKPGGTAAADISAFYRNEARDNATGRGLGWAFGGMLSNLGGRINYGGQERYFIPTNLRLGTALTYYVDQYNKFNIVADVNKLMVPTPPEYARDANGNLIPIAGSSPTKYQIAKGQDPDRNYFSAVFGSFADAPGGFSEELREFTISTGVEYWYNEQFAVRAGYFGESNTKGGRKYFTTGIGLRLQERFGVDFSYLLPVKQGNPLANTFRISLLFNFNGSNAVGSEDDEPLSNDTNN, encoded by the coding sequence ATGAAGCGCAACTTTTTCCGTGTTCTTCTCGGCGTTTGCAGTTTTTTTCCCTTCGTCGTTTTTTCACAATCCAATCTAGCAGGACAGAATCTAGGCATCCCTACATCGGCAGTCCCCTTCCTGAATTTTACGCCAGATGCCCGCTCGGGCGCATTGGGTGAAGCAGGAGTGGCTTTGGGCGATCCTGATGCAAATGCTATTTTCTGGAATCCATCCAAATTAGTTTTTGCCAAACAGTCGAAAGGGGCGTCTATTTCCTATACACCCTGGCTCCGTGAATTAATTGGTGATATGTATTACACCTATTTATCCGGTTATTCTAAAATTGGCAAAAACTCGGTTGTTGGCGGTTCCCTTATGTATTTCGACCTGGGGACAGTGAATTTCACAACCGCAACCGGTGTTGCAGCGGGTACGTTTAATTCGCGGGAGTATGCAGTTACGGCAACGTTTTCGCAACGCCTGTCTCAGAATTTTTCACTAGGCGTCGATTTGAAGTACTTAAACTCGAATCTTGCCTCTGGTTCTTCTAATCCGGGCTTAAAGCCAGGTGGAACGGCTGCTGCTGATATTAGCGCCTTTTATCGGAACGAAGCGCGCGATAATGCAACTGGCAGAGGCCTTGGCTGGGCTTTTGGGGGTATGCTTTCTAATCTCGGTGGGCGTATCAATTATGGAGGTCAGGAACGCTATTTCATTCCAACAAATTTGCGTTTGGGAACAGCTCTAACGTATTATGTCGATCAGTATAACAAGTTTAACATCGTTGCCGATGTGAACAAGCTGATGGTTCCAACACCACCCGAATACGCACGGGATGCCAATGGTAACCTGATCCCGATTGCTGGAAGCAGCCCTACGAAATATCAGATTGCCAAAGGTCAGGACCCTGACCGAAATTATTTCAGTGCTGTATTTGGCTCATTTGCTGATGCGCCGGGTGGTTTCAGTGAAGAACTCAGAGAGTTTACCATTTCGACAGGTGTCGAGTATTGGTATAATGAGCAGTTTGCTGTTCGGGCCGGTTATTTTGGCGAATCGAATACAAAGGGTGGCCGGAAATACTTTACAACAGGTATTGGCCTACGCTTGCAAGAACGATTCGGCGTCGATTTCTCTTATCTCCTACCTGTCAAACAGGGGAATCCGTTAGCCAATACATTCCGTATTTCGCTTCTTTTTAACTTCAACGGCTCGAATGCAGTAGGCTCCGAAGACGATGAGCCTTTAAGTAATGATACCAATAACTAG
- the porU gene encoding type IX secretion system sortase PorU, which yields MNTDKYMIGCAVKPAYLPCIKVISLIIIYCSLAVVHARAQSVLKEGVWIKIGVTESGVYRLDQATLARFNPAFATADPRKLRLYGNGGAVLPQPNATSRAADLTENAIQVIGEADGKFDSGDAMLFFGQSPHAIRYDSLARRFNHQLNSYSDTTFYFLTIGNTPGLRIAERPAGTLTTTPSVTVFDDYQFHEQDLLKVPAVHSGREWLGEYMTNDTIKNISFDMQGVVGQTPVRLTSSVVAGALSPTQFRLQLNGQTVGTQFVSSISGYEYDYQGIIRTDTFFVKPASVASPVQIALTFQKNGQSFAQGYLNYLGVQTRRELRQYDKPIWVRRLDPGQCVIRQATAGLRIWNIKNPLIPLTQAYTLSTTAEARWTATDRADYFLFTDNQLLTPVSLAAVANQNVKGLSTPNLLIITATAWRDEAERLATFRREHDRLAVEVVTIQQIYNEFGSGQGDPTAIRDAARFFYQKQPNQLRYLLLFGDATFDYRNINQQLSPTQLANTIPVYESYESLHPVLSYSSDDYFGFMDISEGEWPETDKGDYKMDIGVGRLPVKSADEAKTVVDKLIRYSSDPSLVGDWQTRVMFVADDGDYNIHQQDANSLATTVESKDPSYRPERIFLDAYPQESTSNGQKSPIVNQLINRGIADGRLIINYSGHGGTETLADEQVVTLQDILSWKNRRLPLFVTATCQFGRYDDPGSNSGAELALLSRLGGAIALLTTTRPVYANTNLVLNKSFYKAVFAPVNGQMPRLGDVMRLTKNDSLVGPVNRNFALLGDPSMRLAYPQAQVMLTKVNGHAVSSSKPDTLHALETVELSGEIQQHGQRLTDFTGTLRLTLYDKSTTQTTLGTESAKMNYKAYTSTLFAGQAVVQNGQFTVRFVMPKDIDYTVGLAKLYAYAVRNDSLFDASGSYDSLRVGGSLIVDSLDTQPPVLQLSIEGGIAEGEQIHVAGPDVTLHVGLRDNQGINTARAGLGHELTVQLNDQAPVILNDVYVAVGNDGKQGEAVYTFRDVTPGAYIVRAKAWDINNNSTEDTLSIVVSGKPALGLGVLQASPNPITTHSTITVEHNRPGEPLDWMLQIFDLNGRLFSQQKGQCSDCPSKLEIGTWYGLTDAGQTAPNGLYIFRIHMQSAADGSVIDGSGRLILLK from the coding sequence ATGAATACTGATAAATATATGATTGGATGCGCTGTAAAGCCAGCTTATCTGCCCTGCATAAAGGTGATAAGTCTCATCATTATTTATTGTTCGTTAGCTGTAGTTCACGCCAGAGCACAGTCTGTGCTTAAAGAAGGAGTATGGATAAAAATCGGCGTAACAGAATCTGGCGTTTATCGATTGGATCAGGCAACATTGGCTCGATTTAATCCCGCTTTCGCTACTGCCGACCCACGTAAGTTAAGGCTTTATGGGAATGGAGGAGCAGTATTACCACAACCGAATGCAACATCCCGAGCGGCTGATCTGACCGAAAATGCGATTCAGGTAATCGGAGAAGCCGATGGTAAGTTTGATTCGGGAGATGCGATGTTATTCTTTGGCCAGAGCCCCCACGCTATTCGCTATGATTCGTTGGCCAGACGGTTCAACCATCAGCTTAACTCCTATTCTGATACAACATTTTATTTTTTAACCATTGGTAATACGCCAGGACTACGCATTGCGGAACGTCCGGCGGGTACATTGACTACAACACCTTCGGTCACCGTTTTTGACGATTACCAGTTTCATGAGCAGGATTTATTGAAAGTACCCGCAGTGCATTCGGGCCGCGAGTGGTTAGGAGAGTACATGACCAATGATACCATAAAGAATATATCCTTCGATATGCAGGGGGTGGTAGGGCAAACGCCTGTTCGATTGACATCGTCTGTAGTAGCTGGTGCACTGTCGCCAACGCAGTTTCGATTACAATTGAACGGCCAAACTGTGGGCACTCAGTTTGTGTCAAGTATATCAGGGTATGAATATGACTATCAGGGTATTATCCGAACTGATACCTTTTTCGTTAAACCGGCTTCTGTTGCCAGTCCAGTACAAATTGCCCTTACATTTCAGAAAAATGGACAGTCGTTCGCGCAAGGTTACCTGAACTATTTAGGCGTTCAGACCCGACGCGAGTTGCGGCAATATGATAAGCCGATTTGGGTACGTCGATTAGATCCGGGACAATGCGTCATTCGTCAGGCTACAGCTGGGTTGCGAATCTGGAATATAAAGAATCCTTTAATTCCGTTAACGCAAGCCTACACATTATCGACTACAGCAGAGGCCCGATGGACTGCAACAGATCGGGCAGATTATTTTTTGTTCACGGATAATCAACTGCTTACACCCGTTTCGCTTGCAGCTGTAGCGAATCAAAATGTAAAGGGTTTATCAACACCTAATTTATTAATTATTACAGCGACAGCCTGGCGCGATGAAGCCGAGCGACTGGCAACGTTTCGACGCGAACATGATCGGCTGGCCGTAGAGGTCGTCACGATACAGCAGATTTACAATGAATTTGGCTCTGGACAAGGCGATCCAACGGCCATTCGGGATGCTGCTCGTTTTTTTTATCAGAAGCAACCTAATCAGCTCCGTTACCTACTATTGTTCGGTGATGCCACCTTCGATTACCGGAACATAAATCAACAACTCAGTCCAACTCAATTAGCCAATACAATACCCGTTTATGAGAGTTATGAGTCGTTGCATCCTGTTTTGAGTTACTCGTCAGATGATTATTTCGGTTTCATGGATATATCTGAAGGCGAATGGCCTGAAACCGATAAGGGCGATTACAAAATGGATATTGGCGTGGGCCGCCTGCCAGTAAAATCAGCGGACGAAGCGAAAACGGTTGTCGATAAATTAATTCGTTATAGTTCCGATCCATCGCTCGTCGGTGACTGGCAAACACGGGTGATGTTTGTGGCCGACGATGGTGACTATAACATCCATCAGCAGGACGCCAACTCGTTAGCTACAACCGTAGAATCAAAAGATCCTTCCTATCGGCCCGAGCGTATTTTCCTGGATGCATATCCGCAGGAATCTACATCAAACGGCCAGAAATCTCCAATTGTCAATCAATTAATCAATCGGGGTATTGCCGACGGAAGGCTAATTATTAATTATAGTGGTCATGGGGGAACAGAAACGCTGGCTGATGAACAGGTTGTTACGCTTCAGGATATTTTATCCTGGAAAAATCGTCGGCTACCCTTATTTGTAACGGCTACCTGCCAGTTTGGTCGATACGATGATCCTGGTAGCAATTCAGGTGCTGAATTAGCCCTACTGAGCCGGCTTGGGGGAGCCATCGCATTATTGACGACCACTCGCCCAGTGTATGCCAATACGAATCTGGTACTGAATAAATCATTTTATAAGGCGGTTTTTGCGCCGGTCAATGGACAGATGCCCCGACTTGGCGACGTTATGAGGCTTACAAAAAATGATAGCTTAGTGGGACCAGTGAACCGTAATTTTGCTTTATTGGGCGACCCATCCATGCGTCTGGCTTATCCTCAGGCTCAGGTTATGCTAACAAAAGTAAATGGCCATGCTGTGAGTTCAAGTAAGCCAGATACATTGCATGCGTTAGAAACAGTTGAATTATCCGGCGAAATTCAGCAGCATGGGCAGCGACTGACGGATTTTACCGGTACACTTCGACTCACACTTTATGATAAATCAACAACGCAGACAACACTTGGCACAGAAAGTGCTAAAATGAATTATAAGGCGTATACTAGCACGTTATTTGCTGGACAGGCAGTTGTGCAGAATGGCCAGTTTACCGTTCGCTTTGTCATGCCCAAAGACATTGACTATACTGTTGGGCTGGCTAAATTATACGCCTATGCGGTTCGGAACGATAGTTTGTTTGATGCTTCCGGAAGTTATGATAGCTTACGGGTAGGTGGTAGCCTGATTGTCGATAGTCTTGATACACAGCCACCTGTTTTGCAATTGAGTATTGAGGGTGGCATTGCCGAAGGTGAACAGATTCATGTAGCAGGCCCCGATGTAACTCTGCATGTCGGTTTACGCGATAATCAGGGAATTAATACCGCTCGTGCTGGTTTAGGGCACGAGCTGACCGTTCAACTCAATGATCAGGCGCCAGTAATTCTGAATGATGTTTATGTTGCTGTTGGTAATGATGGGAAACAGGGAGAAGCCGTTTATACTTTCCGTGATGTCACTCCGGGAGCTTATATAGTCCGGGCAAAAGCATGGGATATAAACAATAATTCAACAGAAGATACGTTGAGCATAGTAGTCTCCGGCAAACCAGCGTTGGGTCTTGGTGTACTACAAGCCAGCCCAAACCCGATAACAACACATTCGACTATAACTGTTGAACATAATCGGCCCGGTGAACCACTTGACTGGATGTTGCAGATTTTTGATCTGAATGGCCGATTGTTTAGTCAACAGAAAGGCCAGTGCAGCGACTGTCCGTCTAAACTCGAAATAGGTACATGGTATGGATTGACCGATGCCGGTCAAACAGCACCGAATGGACTATATATTTTCAGAATACACATGCAATCAGCGGCCGATGGCTCGGTGATTGATGGGAGTGGCCGATTAATTTTACTAAAATGA
- a CDS encoding M16 family metallopeptidase: MVLDRTQSPAFQVIQEVRLPAVQTHKLDNGIPLHLIAVSHQPVLRIECIIEAGTWYEQVPGTSFFALKMLAEGTPGRSSAQISEYLDRYGAFLELNSGPDRASIVVYCLTKFLPNVLPILRELLTEPTFPQKELDDLRNITLQNLRVNYEKNAYLAGVLFREKLFGQQHPYGRSQRPDAIEHLTRQNIVDFYERVIRNRPYKLLLAGEVSENEIIMINRELGQLPIYDEVVPAFGAEAIADDGLPVLSEKADSVQSSIRLGRRLFTRSHPDFFKMLVTNELLGGYFGSRLMKNIREEKGFTYGISSNMPSFRRDGYFLIGTDVNKENTQQTLDEIQKEIRILQTEPVPQEELETVKNFMAGEFVGSLNTPFEIADRFKVILLDGMPADFLTTYIEKLRSVTQEDIMSTASKYLAEGSLREVVVGGK; the protein is encoded by the coding sequence ATGGTACTCGATAGAACACAATCACCAGCTTTTCAGGTAATTCAGGAAGTACGGCTTCCGGCTGTTCAGACGCATAAACTGGACAATGGCATTCCACTTCACCTGATCGCCGTTTCTCACCAGCCTGTGTTGAGAATAGAGTGTATTATTGAAGCCGGTACGTGGTATGAGCAAGTGCCAGGAACGTCATTTTTCGCACTAAAAATGCTGGCTGAAGGAACGCCTGGTCGTTCGTCGGCTCAAATCAGCGAATATCTCGACCGCTATGGAGCCTTTCTGGAACTGAATAGCGGGCCTGATCGGGCAAGTATAGTGGTTTATTGCCTGACGAAGTTTCTGCCCAATGTTCTGCCAATTCTTCGCGAATTACTAACAGAGCCTACATTTCCGCAGAAAGAATTAGACGATCTCCGTAATATCACGCTTCAGAATCTTCGGGTTAATTACGAAAAGAATGCCTATCTCGCTGGTGTACTCTTTCGGGAGAAACTGTTTGGCCAGCAGCATCCGTATGGGCGTAGTCAGCGCCCTGATGCCATAGAACACCTCACCCGGCAGAACATCGTCGATTTTTACGAGCGCGTAATTCGTAACCGTCCCTATAAGCTTTTGCTGGCTGGCGAAGTATCCGAGAATGAGATTATTATGATCAATCGTGAGCTGGGCCAGTTACCTATTTATGACGAAGTTGTGCCAGCGTTTGGCGCAGAGGCTATTGCCGACGATGGCCTGCCCGTATTGTCAGAAAAGGCAGACAGTGTTCAGTCATCGATTCGATTAGGCAGAAGGCTTTTTACCCGATCTCATCCCGATTTTTTCAAGATGCTTGTAACAAACGAGCTGTTGGGTGGTTATTTTGGCTCCCGGCTTATGAAAAACATTCGGGAAGAAAAGGGCTTTACATACGGTATTTCATCGAATATGCCATCGTTCCGGCGGGATGGTTATTTCCTGATCGGGACGGATGTCAATAAAGAGAATACGCAACAGACGCTGGACGAAATCCAGAAAGAAATCCGGATTTTGCAGACGGAGCCTGTTCCACAGGAAGAGCTAGAAACCGTAAAGAATTTTATGGCCGGGGAATTCGTGGGTTCGCTTAACACGCCCTTCGAAATTGCCGACCGCTTTAAGGTTATTTTGCTGGATGGCATGCCGGCTGATTTCCTGACGACCTATATAGAAAAGCTGCGGTCAGTAACACAGGAGGATATTATGTCGACAGCAAGCAAATACCTGGCTGAAGGCAGTTTACGGGAAGTTGTGGTCGGAGGAAAATAG
- the plsY gene encoding glycerol-3-phosphate 1-O-acyltransferase PlsY, with the protein MNVLLISITTIVAYLLGSIPTAVWYGQGFFGIDIRQHGSGNAGATNTFRVLGKRAGTIVMLVDVLKGYTAAIMANLLWHFDVITHNEIMTFEIVFGLVAVIGHLYPVFADFKGGKGVASLLGMVLAIHPEMALVCIGIFLLVVIASQYVSLGSILAALAFPVLLLLRVFGEKESPLLIVFGFVVFLMVVLTHQKNIGRLMRGQENRTVLIRLRKKREE; encoded by the coding sequence ATGAACGTTTTATTAATTAGTATTACCACAATAGTAGCGTATTTGCTCGGGTCGATTCCAACGGCTGTATGGTATGGGCAAGGATTTTTTGGTATTGACATTCGTCAGCATGGTAGCGGGAATGCTGGTGCAACAAATACATTTAGAGTACTGGGTAAACGAGCTGGCACGATTGTAATGCTGGTTGATGTCTTGAAAGGCTATACGGCAGCGATCATGGCCAATCTGCTATGGCATTTCGATGTGATTACGCACAATGAGATAATGACCTTTGAAATTGTGTTTGGGCTGGTTGCCGTAATCGGCCATCTTTACCCAGTTTTCGCTGATTTTAAAGGCGGCAAAGGAGTTGCCTCGTTATTGGGCATGGTACTGGCCATCCATCCCGAAATGGCTTTAGTCTGTATCGGTATTTTTCTATTGGTTGTCATAGCCTCCCAGTATGTTTCGCTAGGCTCTATTTTAGCGGCCCTGGCCTTTCCAGTGCTGCTATTGCTGCGCGTTTTTGGCGAAAAAGAGAGCCCATTACTCATTGTTTTTGGCTTTGTTGTCTTTCTGATGGTTGTTTTAACACATCAGAAAAATATTGGCCGATTAATGCGCGGTCAGGAAAACCGAACTGTGCTGATCCGTTTGCGGAAAAAGCGTGAAGAATAA